From Chloroflexota bacterium, one genomic window encodes:
- a CDS encoding rhomboid family intramembrane serine protease, producing the protein MIPISDYVGVRRRFPLVTITIILINIAVFLYEISLSPPHLEGLIRALGLVPYEITGGIDIPPASPSPIYLTALTAMFLHGGWLHLLGNMLYLWVFGDNVEDSMGHLGFLIFYLLCGLIAAAAYVWVEANSRTPSIGASGAIAGVLAAYLLRFPRARVRVLLFLGFFVTITTVPAIFLIGLWALLQFFSGIGSLGIPAQQTGGIAYWAHIGGFAAGLVVSVFFPRQRLQR; encoded by the coding sequence GTGATCCCGATCTCTGATTACGTGGGAGTGAGACGTAGATTCCCTTTAGTGACGATAACCATTATTCTGATCAATATAGCTGTCTTTCTCTACGAGATCTCCCTTAGCCCACCCCATCTGGAGGGACTTATCAGAGCCCTCGGGCTTGTTCCTTACGAAATAACCGGAGGCATCGACATCCCGCCTGCCAGCCCAAGCCCCATCTATCTGACAGCTCTCACTGCGATGTTTCTCCACGGGGGATGGCTACACCTTCTGGGCAACATGCTTTATCTCTGGGTCTTCGGCGATAACGTTGAAGATTCTATGGGACATCTCGGTTTCCTGATCTTCTATCTGCTTTGTGGACTTATCGCTGCCGCAGCCTATGTTTGGGTTGAGGCGAACTCGCGCACACCAAGCATTGGGGCCAGCGGGGCCATCGCTGGTGTACTGGCGGCTTATCTCCTCCGTTTCCCGCGGGCTCGGGTACGAGTGCTTCTCTTCCTGGGTTTCTTTGTGACGATAACTACTGTCCCGGCTATCTTCCTTATCGGACTCTGGGCCCTCTTGCAGTTTTTCAGTGGCATCGGTTCGTTGGGGATTCCTGCTCAGCAGACCGGGGGCATTGCTTATTGGGCCCATATTGGGGGCTTCGCCGCTGGGCTCGTCGTGTCGGTATTCTTCCCTCGGCAGCGTCTGCAGCGCTAG
- a CDS encoding electron transfer flavoprotein subunit alpha/FixB family protein, whose translation MGVNNNVLVVVEQDDGIPKRVALELATKARQLADEGGGQAEAVALGPGAGSLAARLSTYGIHRVYVSEDQRFIDYPVAPQSQVIAELIREKRPRAVLFGATPPGKDMAARLAAELRLGVLANVIDIIFLDGHLAVKKPAFGGNIEVTSAPTPEETALIIVRLNAITPEIRPGMAEVEDLPAQIGGQALLAKVLKRVTSETAGAVSLEEAQVIVAGGRGLGNAQGFAMLEELARVLGGALGASRAAVDAGWISYPHQIGQTGKTVKPALYIACGISGAVQHKVGMQTSGTIVAINKSADAAIFQFADLGIVGDVYEVVPKLTEEIKKRKHI comes from the coding sequence TTGGGTGTAAACAACAATGTTCTGGTCGTCGTCGAGCAAGATGATGGCATACCAAAGCGGGTAGCTCTAGAGCTGGCCACCAAGGCACGCCAGCTGGCCGACGAGGGTGGGGGGCAGGCCGAGGCCGTGGCTCTGGGCCCAGGCGCTGGAAGCTTGGCCGCTAGGCTTTCGACATACGGTATCCATAGGGTATACGTCTCCGAGGACCAGCGCTTCATTGATTACCCTGTCGCTCCCCAATCCCAGGTCATTGCCGAACTTATCCGAGAGAAGAGACCGCGGGCTGTCCTTTTTGGAGCCACGCCGCCGGGCAAGGACATGGCGGCGCGCCTGGCAGCGGAACTGCGCTTAGGGGTCTTGGCCAATGTCATTGATATTATCTTTCTTGATGGCCATCTGGCCGTTAAGAAGCCAGCCTTCGGGGGGAACATTGAGGTTACAAGCGCTCCCACCCCTGAGGAGACAGCGCTAATCATTGTCAGGTTAAACGCCATCACTCCCGAGATCAGACCGGGCATGGCCGAGGTCGAGGATCTCCCCGCCCAAATCGGAGGACAGGCGTTACTGGCTAAAGTGCTCAAGCGGGTGACCTCCGAGACGGCCGGCGCCGTCAGTCTGGAAGAAGCCCAGGTCATCGTCGCTGGTGGACGTGGCCTCGGTAACGCTCAGGGCTTCGCCATGCTGGAAGAGTTGGCCCGGGTGCTTGGGGGTGCTCTCGGCGCCTCTCGAGCGGCCGTGGATGCCGGCTGGATCTCCTATCCCCATCAGATAGGACAAACAGGAAAAACGGTCAAGCCTGCGCTTTACATCGCTTGCGGTATCTCAGGGGCCGTCCAGCACAAGGTCGGCATGCAGACCAGTGGCACAATCGTGGCCATAAACAAGAGCGCCGATGCGGCCATCTTTCAATTCGCTGACCTGGGTATAGTCGGCGACGTCTATGAGGTGGTGCCGAAACTTACAGAGGAGATTAAGAAGCGCAAGCATATTTAG
- the dut gene encoding dUTP diphosphatase, producing the protein MQVAFKRADEHLAAYYRAYATDAGADLIALEETVIEPLATQKIATNMAMAIPEGYYGMITGRSGLAAQGLFMHVGTVDSGYRGLISVVLTNMGQRPFHIKRGDRIAQLIILPFLSPDFVEVAMLPSSERSDRGWGSSGV; encoded by the coding sequence TTGCAGGTAGCCTTCAAACGCGCAGATGAGCATTTGGCGGCCTATTACCGAGCCTACGCGACCGATGCCGGTGCCGACCTCATCGCCCTGGAGGAGACGGTCATCGAGCCGCTAGCTACCCAGAAGATAGCCACGAACATGGCTATGGCCATCCCTGAGGGGTATTATGGGATGATCACTGGCCGTTCGGGATTGGCTGCTCAGGGGCTCTTTATGCATGTGGGCACGGTGGATTCCGGCTACCGTGGCCTCATCTCAGTGGTGCTGACTAATATGGGACAGAGGCCTTTTCATATAAAGCGGGGGGATCGCATCGCCCAGCTGATCATCCTGCCCTTCCTCTCTCCGGATTTTGTAGAGGTGGCCATGCTACCGTCCAGCGAGCGATCGGACAGGGGTTGGGGTAGCAGCGGCGTCTGA
- a CDS encoding ThaI family type II restriction endonuclease, translating to MSSRLIEVFEDEKLVEKIKRRLPYLFQLAELESSRAGKTGMEVGSVREQESIGFLPQTPARGSR from the coding sequence ATGTCCAGCCGCTTGATAGAAGTATTCGAAGACGAAAAGCTTGTGGAGAAAATCAAAAGACGTTTACCCTATCTGTTCCAACTTGCGGAATTGGAAAGTTCAAGAGCAGGCAAAACAGGAATGGAGGTTGGCTCCGTTCGTGAACAAGAGAGCATTGGATTCCTCCCCCAAACCCCCGCAAGGGGTTCAAGGTAG
- a CDS encoding electron transfer flavoprotein subunit beta/FixA family protein, whose product MNIIVCIKQVPETAAEKRLNDQLRLDREAVENILNPFDEYAVEEALRIKENKWGTVTILCMGPESAKTAIRKAIAMGADKAVLVSDQALVGSDVLATAQVLSQALGRIPHDLILCGMQSTDAGTALVPAAIAELLGLPMHTYTAKLEIGDGQITTQRSSDQGYDVISSPLPALVAVIKGINEPRYPSLKGIMRSKQAEIIVWSLADIGLDASKVGSMGAKTKVVSFATAKPRQAGEVIKDDGLAAVKIVDFLAMRKII is encoded by the coding sequence TTGAACATAATCGTATGTATAAAACAGGTGCCAGAGACGGCCGCCGAAAAGAGGCTCAACGACCAGCTGAGGTTGGACAGGGAGGCCGTAGAGAACATCCTTAACCCCTTCGATGAGTATGCCGTGGAGGAGGCGCTGCGCATTAAGGAAAATAAATGGGGCACAGTGACCATACTCTGTATGGGACCCGAATCGGCCAAGACCGCTATCCGCAAGGCTATCGCAATGGGTGCGGACAAGGCCGTCCTCGTTAGCGATCAGGCTCTCGTTGGTTCTGATGTGCTGGCTACGGCTCAGGTTCTTAGCCAGGCCCTGGGTAGGATCCCCCATGATTTGATCCTTTGTGGCATGCAGAGCACGGACGCCGGGACAGCGCTCGTCCCCGCGGCAATAGCGGAGCTACTGGGGCTTCCCATGCATACCTATACTGCTAAACTGGAGATTGGCGATGGGCAGATAACCACCCAGCGCAGCTCGGACCAGGGCTATGATGTCATTTCCAGCCCTCTACCGGCCCTGGTCGCCGTCATTAAAGGGATCAACGAGCCTCGCTATCCCTCATTGAAAGGCATTATGCGCTCTAAACAGGCTGAGATCATTGTTTGGTCTTTGGCTGATATTGGACTGGATGCCTCCAAGGTCGGTTCAATGGGGGCAAAGACAAAGGTGGTCTCCTTCGCCACAGCCAAACCACGCCAGGCCGGAGAGGTTATTAAGGACGACGGCTTGGCAGCGGTCAAGATTGTCGACTTCTTGGCCATGCGCAAGATCATCTGA
- the plsX gene encoding phosphate acyltransferase PlsX, whose translation MKIALDVMGGDYAPAEIVKGAMEAVKEYGIESILVGQQEAVRPHLVAMEGISLVHAPEVVRMDEPAAIAVRHKRDSSLAVGLQLVKEGEAAAFVSAGNTGAVMATALFILGRIPSIERPALSTIYPTIKDRCLLIDIGANVDCKPTHLVQFALMGSIYTERIFGVSNPRVALLSNGEEEGKGDQLVRETHRMLKGSDPHFIGNVEGQHIPLGMADVVVSDGFTGNIVLKLSEGLAEVLFDLIREELSKSIISRLAALILLPAFKRLKQRLDYAEYGGAPLLGVNGTVIIAHGRSRAKAIKNALRLARQTAEQNIIEAIARGARQSSPITG comes from the coding sequence ATGAAAATAGCTTTGGACGTGATGGGCGGTGATTACGCCCCGGCGGAGATCGTCAAAGGGGCTATGGAGGCCGTCAAGGAATATGGGATAGAATCCATCCTGGTTGGGCAGCAGGAGGCTGTTCGTCCTCACCTCGTCGCCATGGAAGGAATCTCCCTCGTCCATGCCCCAGAGGTGGTGAGGATGGATGAGCCTGCGGCCATCGCCGTACGTCACAAAAGAGATTCCTCCCTGGCCGTTGGACTCCAGCTGGTAAAGGAAGGGGAAGCAGCCGCCTTCGTCTCGGCCGGCAACACTGGGGCAGTGATGGCCACAGCCCTCTTCATCTTGGGAAGGATCCCAAGCATCGAACGACCGGCCCTGAGCACAATCTATCCCACGATTAAGGATAGGTGTCTGCTCATTGATATCGGGGCAAATGTTGACTGTAAACCAACCCATCTGGTTCAATTTGCCCTGATGGGGAGCATCTACACCGAAAGGATTTTCGGTGTGTCCAACCCTCGCGTTGCTCTACTGAGCAACGGGGAGGAAGAAGGCAAAGGCGATCAGCTGGTGCGCGAAACCCACCGGATGCTCAAGGGTAGCGACCCCCATTTTATCGGCAATGTTGAGGGACAACACATCCCCTTAGGCATGGCCGATGTAGTGGTGAGTGATGGCTTCACTGGCAATATCGTGCTCAAGCTCAGCGAAGGTTTGGCTGAAGTGTTGTTCGACCTCATCCGAGAGGAGCTCTCTAAGAGTATCATCTCCCGGTTGGCCGCTCTCATTCTGCTGCCCGCCTTCAAGAGACTGAAGCAACGCCTGGACTATGCTGAATACGGCGGGGCACCGCTACTCGGTGTGAATGGGACAGTGATCATCGCCCACGGCCGCAGCCGGGCCAAGGCCATTAAGAATGCCCTTCGCCTGGCCAGGCAGACAGCAGAGCAGAATATCATAGAGGCGATCGCCAGGGGAGCGAGACAAAGCAGTCCGATTACTGGGTAA
- a CDS encoding NERD domain-containing protein — protein MQIVTDQQFVRRRATIGRLSTLLGFALFLGGFALSLNIAGPYSIYYAYAALIAGLYIFSIGRYNFIRWGVKPREDEVIANALKGLDHKYHLLNYLPQLPVRHLLLSPIGLFIIDPKQHYGQISLRGGEWRHKRSIWSWFTDGLAEGGLGNPTLEARRNEEAVRRYLAQRLSEEEMEQVQIKSIVVFMSPRAKLEVVEPQIPAVTPKELRGLVRRPQDQKKIDPQLQRKIVDILTTQGLS, from the coding sequence GTGCAAATAGTAACGGATCAGCAATTCGTCCGCAGGAGGGCGACTATTGGCCGGCTTAGCACCCTGCTTGGGTTCGCCCTCTTCCTTGGTGGCTTCGCGCTGTCGCTTAATATAGCCGGGCCGTATTCGATCTATTACGCCTATGCCGCCTTGATCGCCGGACTCTACATCTTCAGCATCGGGCGCTACAACTTCATCCGCTGGGGGGTAAAGCCGCGCGAGGACGAGGTCATAGCCAACGCCCTTAAAGGACTGGACCACAAGTATCATCTGCTGAACTATTTACCCCAGTTACCGGTCAGGCATTTACTTCTCTCCCCCATCGGACTCTTCATCATTGACCCCAAGCAACACTATGGCCAGATCAGCCTGCGGGGGGGTGAGTGGCGCCACAAGAGGAGCATCTGGAGTTGGTTCACTGATGGGCTCGCGGAGGGTGGGCTGGGCAATCCTACGCTGGAAGCGCGACGGAATGAGGAGGCTGTTCGTCGGTACCTTGCTCAGCGATTGAGCGAAGAGGAGATGGAGCAGGTGCAGATCAAGAGCATAGTCGTCTTTATGAGCCCGCGAGCCAAGCTAGAGGTAGTGGAGCCCCAGATCCCAGCGGTGACACCAAAGGAGTTAAGGGGGCTTGTGCGCCGGCCACAAGATCAAAAGAAGATAGACCCTCAGTTACAACGTAAGATTGTCGATATCCTCACGACCCAGGGGCTTTCATGA
- the fabF gene encoding beta-ketoacyl-ACP synthase II yields the protein MRPYHRVVVTGLGAITPLGLNVEEYWYGLRRGISGVGLVTHFDASAYPTHIAAEVKDFDPQRWLEPREARRMSRFIHFAVAATQMALESGHFEINASNAPDVGVVIGTGIGSLNTMEQEYRVLLERGGMRINPFFLPMMLANMGAGQISRIFGAKGYNSTVVTACASSAQAIGDAVEAIRRGAAEVVIAGGSEASLCELGFASFCVIRALSTRNDEPTKASRPFDLHRDGFVPAEGAGVLLLERLEHALERRAPILAEIVGYASSLDAYHVVAPEPEGQGAVQVMQRALADARLEPTDVDYINAHGTSTQLNDAAETLAIKKVFGEYAYRLPISSTKSMIGHTIGAAGALEAIACILTIRDGFIHPTINYETLDEKCDLDYVPNVGRPAEVKVALSNSFAFGGHNACLIFRRYEG from the coding sequence ATGCGTCCCTATCATCGAGTCGTCGTCACTGGTTTGGGGGCGATAACCCCGTTGGGGCTCAACGTGGAAGAGTACTGGTACGGCTTGAGGCGTGGCATCTCCGGCGTTGGCCTGGTGACACATTTCGATGCCTCAGCCTACCCGACACACATCGCCGCCGAAGTGAAGGACTTTGATCCCCAGCGCTGGCTGGAACCCAGGGAAGCCAGAAGAATGTCGCGCTTCATTCATTTCGCTGTGGCTGCTACGCAAATGGCCCTCGAGAGCGGGCACTTCGAGATCAACGCGTCCAATGCTCCTGACGTAGGGGTAGTGATCGGCACGGGCATTGGCAGTCTCAACACCATGGAGCAGGAGTACCGCGTGCTGCTCGAACGAGGTGGCATGCGGATAAATCCCTTCTTCCTACCGATGATGCTTGCCAATATGGGGGCTGGCCAGATCAGTCGTATCTTCGGAGCCAAGGGCTATAACTCCACAGTCGTGACCGCCTGTGCCAGCAGTGCCCAAGCCATCGGTGATGCCGTCGAAGCCATCCGACGTGGAGCGGCCGAGGTGGTGATCGCTGGGGGCAGCGAGGCCTCGCTCTGCGAACTTGGTTTCGCCAGCTTCTGTGTCATCCGCGCCTTGAGCACACGCAATGATGAACCGACCAAGGCCAGCCGACCGTTCGACCTGCACCGCGATGGCTTTGTCCCGGCCGAGGGGGCAGGCGTCCTCTTATTAGAGCGTCTGGAACACGCCCTGGAGCGGAGAGCCCCCATCCTGGCTGAGATCGTCGGCTATGCCAGTTCGTTGGATGCCTATCACGTGGTGGCCCCAGAGCCAGAGGGGCAGGGAGCAGTGCAGGTGATGCAACGCGCTCTGGCTGATGCTCGCCTGGAACCAACCGATGTTGACTATATCAATGCCCATGGCACCTCCACTCAACTTAACGACGCCGCAGAGACGCTGGCCATCAAGAAGGTCTTTGGCGAGTATGCCTACCGTCTGCCCATCAGCTCCACCAAATCGATGATCGGACATACCATAGGGGCCGCCGGCGCTCTGGAAGCCATCGCCTGTATCCTGACGATTCGTGATGGATTTATCCATCCCACCATCAATTACGAAACCCTGGATGAGAAATGCGATCTCGATTATGTACCCAACGTGGGACGGCCAGCCGAGGTGAAGGTGGCGCTGTCTAACTCCTTCGCCTTTGGTGGCCATAACGCCTGCCTGATCTTTCGCCGCTACGAGGGATAG
- a CDS encoding DUF362 domain-containing protein: MSRGATRTSRVALVKGDDRYRNALNALQLISDDIDLSHKKSIFIKPNFLSTTVQLAATHVDAVRAVLDFVRARYAGPITIGEGTGAPAYEGFQNFGYLDLSRQYGVELVDLNEDEGVEVQVYDRRWQPLRLRVAKRVVESDYRISVCPPKTHDVVVVTLSLKNMIMGSLLHRLPVGSLAVIRNLLRQTYRYVPPFVKYSPLLEGLKSVIVNNVSRSDRVAMHQGYAVHNLNLYLLARIFPPHLSIIDGFTGMEGDGPGVGEAVDLCVAVASTDFLAADTVAAKMMGFDIDQIGYLHYCRLAGLGVGDLERIEILGDSLERVARRFRPHPTYQHQLKWHFPAHSAFGEIAKEVGLEVHYGMGKDATL; encoded by the coding sequence ATGAGTAGGGGAGCGACAAGAACTAGCAGGGTCGCCCTGGTTAAAGGCGATGATCGCTATAGGAATGCCCTGAACGCCTTGCAGCTGATCAGCGACGATATCGATCTGTCCCATAAGAAGAGCATTTTCATCAAACCCAACTTCCTTTCGACAACAGTGCAGTTGGCCGCCACCCATGTGGATGCCGTGCGGGCGGTACTGGACTTTGTGCGTGCACGCTATGCAGGCCCTATCACCATCGGTGAGGGAACAGGTGCCCCGGCCTACGAAGGCTTCCAGAACTTTGGCTATCTTGATCTGTCCCGCCAGTACGGTGTTGAACTCGTTGACCTCAATGAGGATGAGGGTGTTGAGGTACAGGTGTACGATCGCCGCTGGCAACCTCTCCGCTTGCGGGTGGCTAAGCGGGTGGTGGAAAGCGATTATCGCATTTCGGTTTGTCCTCCCAAGACGCATGACGTTGTCGTAGTGACCCTCTCGCTCAAAAATATGATTATGGGCAGCCTGTTACATCGCTTGCCGGTGGGATCGTTGGCTGTGATACGCAATCTTCTGCGCCAGACCTATCGTTATGTTCCACCCTTCGTCAAGTACTCGCCCCTCCTGGAAGGGTTGAAGAGTGTTATCGTGAACAACGTTAGTCGTAGTGATAGAGTGGCGATGCACCAGGGATATGCGGTCCATAATCTCAATCTATATCTCCTGGCCAGGATATTCCCCCCTCATCTCAGCATCATTGATGGCTTTACGGGTATGGAGGGAGACGGACCAGGGGTTGGTGAGGCCGTTGATTTGTGCGTGGCTGTCGCCAGCACCGACTTCCTGGCGGCCGATACGGTGGCGGCGAAGATGATGGGTTTTGATATCGATCAAATCGGCTATTTGCATTATTGTCGACTAGCTGGATTGGGGGTTGGTGATCTGGAGCGCATAGAGATCCTGGGGGACAGCCTCGAGCGCGTCGCCCGGAGATTTCGTCCCCACCCGACCTACCAACACCAACTCAAATGGCACTTTCCGGCGCATTCTGCCTTCGGAGAGATAGCGAAGGAGGTCGGGTTGGAGGTCCACTACGGGATGGGAAAAGATGCTACCCTTTGA
- a CDS encoding RNA-binding protein, giving the protein MATKLYVGGLSLSTTVEELKAFFGKVGTVESATIVADKFSGQSRGFGFVEMSTNQEAQQAIQQLNGQILGGQAIVVNEARPQKERGGFRRGSERPGGSRRW; this is encoded by the coding sequence ATGGCGACAAAATTGTACGTAGGTGGACTCTCCCTTTCCACTACGGTCGAGGAGCTCAAAGCATTCTTCGGAAAGGTTGGGACAGTCGAGTCCGCTACGATCGTCGCAGACAAATTCTCGGGCCAGTCGAGGGGATTCGGGTTCGTAGAGATGTCCACGAACCAGGAGGCCCAACAGGCCATCCAGCAACTCAATGGGCAGATACTTGGTGGACAGGCGATCGTGGTGAACGAGGCGCGGCCGCAGAAGGAGCGGGGTGGCTTCCGCAGAGGCAGCGAACGGCCGGGTGGCAGTCGCCGCTGGTAG
- the gyrB gene encoding DNA topoisomerase (ATP-hydrolyzing) subunit B, with translation MSYGVESIQVLEGLEAVRRRPGMYIGSTDLRGLHHLVQEVVDNSVDEALAGFCDRIYVTIHKDNAVTVIDDGRGIPIEIHPKTGKSALETVMTTLHAGGKFGGGSYKVASGLHGVGVSAVNALSEWLRVEVARDGQLHRQEYRRGTPTGLVALVGKADRTGTTTTFLADRKIFGTIDYNFDALAQRFREIAYLTKGLQLTFRDERSDREMSFYFEGGILSFVRHLNKHRNTLHAKPIYIERQVGETNVEVAIQYNDGYNELLFSFANNVNTSDGGTHVTGFRSALTRTINDYARKNNLLKEDEANLSGDDVREGLTAIVSVKLTDPQFESQTKAKLGNAEVRNQVESVVSEGLRTFFEENPSEARKIIEKCVTSARARKAAQMARETVIRKSALEGMTLPGKLADCSERDPAKCELYLVEGDSAGGSAKQGRDRRFQAILPLRGKILNVEKAREDKMLGHEEIRAIITAVGAGVGGRFNLDKLRYHRIIIMTDADVDGSHIRTLLLTFFFRHMEPLISGGHLYIAQPPLYRLQVGKEHYWVYSDKEKEELISRLDGKNILVQRYKGLGEMNPEQLWETTMDPSRRTILQVHIEDAMQADEIFEMLMGESVPPRRRFIQTHAKNVRNLDI, from the coding sequence CTGAGTTATGGTGTAGAAAGTATTCAGGTACTGGAGGGGTTAGAGGCCGTCAGGCGACGCCCCGGCATGTATATTGGCAGCACCGATTTGAGAGGGCTGCATCACCTGGTGCAAGAGGTGGTGGATAACTCCGTTGATGAGGCCTTGGCCGGTTTTTGCGATCGCATTTACGTCACTATCCATAAGGATAACGCCGTCACAGTTATAGACGATGGACGTGGCATTCCCATCGAAATCCATCCCAAGACGGGCAAGTCTGCCCTGGAGACGGTGATGACCACACTGCACGCCGGCGGTAAGTTCGGCGGGGGCAGCTATAAAGTGGCCAGCGGACTACACGGTGTCGGCGTCTCGGCGGTGAATGCCCTCTCAGAATGGCTACGGGTGGAGGTTGCACGCGACGGACAGCTTCACCGTCAGGAGTACAGGAGGGGGACACCAACCGGGCTGGTCGCCCTGGTGGGCAAGGCGGATCGTACTGGCACGACGACGACCTTCCTGGCCGACAGGAAGATCTTTGGAACTATAGACTACAACTTCGATGCGTTGGCGCAACGTTTCAGGGAGATCGCTTACTTAACCAAGGGATTACAATTGACCTTCCGTGATGAGCGCAGCGATCGGGAGATGTCGTTCTATTTCGAAGGTGGCATCCTTTCCTTTGTGCGTCACCTGAATAAGCACCGCAACACCCTCCATGCGAAGCCCATCTACATCGAACGGCAGGTAGGCGAGACTAATGTCGAGGTAGCCATTCAATATAACGATGGCTACAATGAGCTGCTCTTTAGCTTCGCCAATAATGTCAATACCAGTGATGGTGGCACCCACGTCACCGGCTTCCGTAGTGCGTTGACGCGCACGATTAACGATTATGCGCGCAAAAATAACCTCCTCAAGGAGGATGAGGCTAATCTCAGTGGCGATGATGTCCGCGAGGGGCTGACGGCCATCGTCAGCGTCAAGCTCACTGACCCCCAGTTCGAGAGTCAAACTAAGGCCAAGTTGGGCAATGCTGAGGTGCGCAATCAGGTAGAAAGCGTGGTGAGTGAGGGACTGCGCACCTTTTTTGAGGAGAACCCCAGCGAAGCGCGGAAGATCATCGAGAAGTGTGTGACCTCGGCGCGGGCCCGTAAGGCCGCCCAGATGGCCCGGGAAACGGTGATCCGCAAGAGCGCCCTCGAGGGGATGACCCTGCCGGGCAAACTGGCCGATTGTTCTGAACGTGACCCGGCCAAATGCGAACTCTATCTGGTTGAGGGTGATTCGGCGGGGGGCTCGGCCAAACAAGGGCGTGATCGCCGCTTTCAGGCCATCTTGCCCCTGCGGGGCAAGATCCTCAATGTGGAAAAGGCCCGTGAGGACAAGATGCTCGGCCACGAGGAGATTCGGGCCATCATCACCGCTGTCGGGGCGGGGGTGGGAGGACGCTTTAACCTGGATAAGCTACGCTACCATCGCATCATCATTATGACTGATGCTGATGTTGATGGATCACATATCCGCACTCTGTTATTGACCTTCTTCTTCCGTCATATGGAGCCCCTGATCAGTGGTGGTCATCTTTATATAGCCCAACCCCCACTCTATCGCCTTCAGGTGGGGAAGGAGCACTATTGGGTCTACTCGGATAAGGAAAAAGAAGAGCTTATCTCCAGACTGGATGGGAAGAACATCCTTGTGCAACGCTATAAGGGCTTGGGCGAGATGAACCCGGAACAGCTCTGGGAGACAACGATGGATCCGAGCAGGCGGACCATCCTCCAGGTGCATATTGAGGATGCCATGCAGGCCGACGAGATCTTTGAGATGTTGATGGGCGAAAGCGTCCCTCCTCGCCGGCGGTTCATCCAGACCCACGCCAAAAATGTCCGCAACCTTGATATCTAA